Proteins encoded by one window of uncultured Methanobrevibacter sp.:
- a CDS encoding phosphoglycolate phosphatase, whose translation MTIEAIAVDIDGTITDNKRRLCYSAMESIRQAEDMGIPTIIVTGNIVTYAYATATLIGCSGGVVSENGGVLFKENYNNNQVKTIVDRTYVTAADEYLKETLGTTFDKHISNDNMYRLTESVFYKTITKDDLERGLKGFEYLDKLEIYDSGFALHVTDKRINKGKSLKHLCEENNINMKNVIAMGDSENDEAFLKEAGLKIAVGNAEEGLKKISDYVCENKYGDGVKEAIEKFVL comes from the coding sequence ATGACCATAGAAGCAATAGCTGTAGACATTGATGGGACAATAACTGATAATAAAAGAAGACTTTGTTATTCAGCTATGGAATCTATAAGACAAGCCGAAGATATGGGAATCCCCACAATTATTGTAACTGGAAATATTGTAACTTATGCTTATGCAACAGCAACACTGATTGGATGTAGTGGCGGAGTTGTAAGTGAAAATGGTGGTGTATTATTTAAAGAGAATTACAATAATAACCAAGTAAAAACCATAGTAGATAGAACATATGTAACTGCTGCTGATGAATACCTAAAAGAAACACTTGGCACTACATTTGATAAACATATCTCAAATGACAATATGTATCGTTTAACTGAAAGTGTATTTTACAAAACAATCACAAAAGATGATTTAGAAAGAGGATTAAAAGGATTTGAATATTTAGACAAACTAGAAATATACGATAGCGGTTTTGCACTCCATGTCACAGATAAAAGAATAAATAAAGGAAAATCTTTAAAACATCTCTGTGAAGAAAATAACATTAATATGAAAAATGTAATAGCTATGGGAGATAGTGAAAATGATGAAGCTTTTTTAAAGGAAGCTGGGTTAAAAATAGCTGTTGGAAATGCTGAAGAAGGATTGAAAAAGATTAGTGATTATGTTTGTGAAAACAAATATGGTGATGGTGTAAAAGAAGCTATTGAAAAATTTGTATTATAA
- a CDS encoding TldD/PmbA family protein: MIYEISEKCEKEVKKICDEYEIYVSTGKTIELDSKNDELNFAKEEIAQGIGIRVLKDNKMGFAFTSDLNKISQTAKQALENSKLNNPDKNYSFSQVEKVKNIDKIYDKKFENLDLDESIDFLNNIISKANETKCNVISAGFSASSGNSIIINSNGVSIDNKSTGFGAGLSVNIENGDEVATAYDSISSRFYDLNGDKLSEDVCNLAMNSVNGKSIETKDYDVILDYYAATGLLSTFLSAFNGENVQRQRSILHDKIGNEIVSSKLSITNDPTLEKGMYSSKCDGEGTVSKRTRLVENGILKSFMYDIYTANKGNTTSTGNGYRNSYASTPSVSPSNIIIDFDETTQIDEIDEGVLTTSVLGAHTANPISGDFSVEASNAFKIENGEVSDPINKAMISGNIFEILKKCEGIKSEIKQYGSFILPKILVHNLRVVGQY, from the coding sequence ATGATATATGAAATATCTGAAAAATGTGAAAAAGAAGTTAAAAAAATCTGTGATGAATACGAAATATACGTAAGTACTGGAAAAACAATAGAACTTGATTCCAAAAATGATGAATTAAATTTTGCAAAAGAAGAAATTGCCCAAGGTATTGGGATTAGAGTTTTAAAAGATAATAAAATGGGGTTTGCTTTTACTTCTGATTTGAATAAAATTAGTCAAACTGCCAAACAAGCTTTGGAAAATAGCAAACTAAATAATCCCGACAAAAATTACAGTTTTTCACAAGTAGAAAAAGTAAAAAATATTGACAAAATATATGATAAAAAATTTGAAAATTTAGATTTAGATGAATCTATTGACTTTTTAAATAATATAATATCAAAAGCCAATGAAACAAAATGTAATGTAATTTCAGCAGGATTTTCAGCAAGTAGTGGAAATTCAATTATAATAAATTCAAATGGTGTTTCAATAGATAATAAAAGTACTGGATTTGGTGCAGGATTATCTGTGAATATTGAAAATGGAGACGAAGTAGCTACAGCATATGATTCTATTTCTTCAAGATTTTATGATTTGAATGGAGATAAATTATCTGAAGACGTGTGTAACCTAGCTATGAACTCAGTTAATGGCAAATCAATAGAAACCAAAGATTATGACGTTATTCTTGATTATTATGCTGCTACAGGTCTTTTATCCACATTTTTATCAGCATTTAATGGTGAAAATGTTCAAAGACAAAGATCAATTCTCCATGATAAAATAGGTAATGAAATTGTAAGTTCAAAATTATCTATAACTAATGATCCAACTTTAGAAAAAGGAATGTATTCCTCAAAATGTGATGGTGAAGGAACTGTATCTAAAAGAACAAGACTTGTAGAAAATGGTATCTTAAAATCATTTATGTATGATATTTACACAGCAAATAAAGGAAATACAACAAGTACTGGAAATGGATATAGAAATTCATATGCATCTACACCATCAGTTAGTCCATCAAACATAATTATTGATTTTGATGAAACAACTCAAATCGATGAAATAGACGAAGGTGTTTTAACCACCAGCGTTTTGGGAGCACATACTGCAAACCCAATTTCTGGTGATTTTTCAGTAGAAGCAAGTAATGCTTTCAAAATAGAAAATGGTGAAGTCAGCGATCCCATTAACAAAGCAATGATATCTGGAAATATATTTGAGATATTAAAAAAATGTGAAGGAATTAAATCCGAAATTAAACAATACGGATCATTCATCCTTCCAAAAATATTAGTTCACAACTTAAGAGTTGTTGGACAATATTAA
- a CDS encoding GyrI-like domain-containing protein produces MKAKKLRYIYLAEIKNYNNKKVNQMQIQDKIIPDQKIAVINYKGPISDLEILLSKLMDWVETEEVKTIGEPFVIYYSPRHSVNQGDAVFDVGITVDGDAPAKDMIKTADLFEHGVLSGIHEGSLDNILDSYDTMVKVAQENNYDIIGSPTEVLVKNIHNVDNEDEYITEIRLPIIKM; encoded by the coding sequence ATGAAAGCGAAGAAGTTGAGGTATATTTATTTAGCAGAAATTAAAAATTATAATAATAAAAAGGTGAATCAAATGCAAATTCAAGATAAAATTATTCCTGATCAAAAAATAGCTGTTATTAATTATAAAGGACCAATTTCTGATTTAGAAATTTTACTTTCTAAATTGATGGATTGGGTTGAAACAGAGGAAGTAAAGACAATTGGAGAACCATTTGTAATATATTATTCTCCAAGACATAGTGTAAATCAAGGGGATGCAGTTTTTGATGTTGGTATAACTGTTGATGGTGATGCTCCAGCAAAAGACATGATTAAAACTGCAGATTTATTTGAACATGGTGTTTTAAGTGGAATACATGAAGGTTCTCTTGATAATATATTAGATAGCTATGATACAATGGTTAAAGTGGCTCAGGAGAACAATTATGATATTATTGGTTCACCAACTGAAGTTTTAGTAAAAAATATTCATAATGTGGATAATGAAGATGAATATATTACTGAAATAAGATTGCCGATTATTAAAATGTAG
- the glp gene encoding gephyrin-like molybdotransferase Glp, with the protein MGTEFLKIKESEDALEIIQNLFDKYYTLQSEEIAVGDAYGRILSGDVYSKMDFPPFDKALKDGFAIMAEDSFGASEESPNTLEVIDFLEAGSTTDKVVEKGKCVEISTGAAMPKGADAVVMVEYCEKMDSTVNILTTVTPTQDVAKKGSDTEESKLILKQGDILTPGKIGVLLSQGFETIEVYKKPTVGVISTGNEITLQGNDLQYGKIYDVNGNMIKNDVSSCGANAKFLGIVKDDYNQLKSKIQESLDDVDILIGSGGTSAGLGDVMKHVLDELGQVYIHGISVQPGKPTIIGIVDGKIVIGLPGNPVSALMIFNAFVAPPLTKLVGFDKDFEKKIVKGKLTRRIHSPVGRMQYQLVKVDGEDVHPIFKDSGAIFSLSSADGYVKVPKSVELLDESEEVEVYLFSRN; encoded by the coding sequence ATGGGAACTGAATTTTTAAAAATTAAAGAATCTGAAGATGCTTTGGAAATTATTCAAAACTTATTTGATAAATATTATACTCTTCAAAGTGAAGAAATAGCTGTTGGGGATGCATATGGCAGAATACTTTCTGGAGATGTGTATAGTAAGATGGATTTTCCACCATTTGATAAAGCCCTAAAAGACGGTTTTGCAATTATGGCTGAAGATAGTTTTGGAGCTAGTGAAGAGTCTCCAAATACTTTGGAAGTTATTGATTTTCTAGAAGCAGGTTCAACAACTGATAAAGTAGTTGAAAAAGGTAAATGTGTTGAAATAAGTACTGGTGCAGCAATGCCTAAAGGAGCAGATGCTGTAGTGATGGTGGAATATTGTGAAAAAATGGATTCTACTGTTAATATATTAACTACAGTTACTCCTACTCAAGATGTAGCTAAAAAAGGTTCAGATACTGAAGAATCTAAATTAATTTTAAAGCAAGGAGATATTTTAACTCCTGGTAAAATTGGTGTTTTACTTTCTCAAGGTTTTGAAACTATTGAGGTTTATAAGAAACCTACTGTTGGAGTTATATCTACTGGGAATGAAATTACTCTTCAGGGTAATGATTTGCAATATGGTAAAATTTATGATGTTAATGGAAACATGATTAAAAATGATGTAAGTTCTTGTGGAGCTAATGCTAAATTTTTAGGAATTGTTAAAGATGATTATAATCAACTTAAATCTAAAATACAAGAATCTTTAGATGATGTGGATATTTTAATTGGTTCTGGAGGAACTTCTGCAGGTCTGGGGGATGTAATGAAACATGTTTTAGATGAATTGGGGCAAGTTTATATTCATGGAATCTCAGTTCAGCCAGGAAAACCTACAATTATTGGAATTGTTGATGGTAAAATTGTAATTGGGTTGCCTGGAAATCCTGTATCTGCTTTAATGATATTTAATGCATTTGTAGCTCCACCTTTAACAAAATTAGTTGGTTTTGATAAAGACTTTGAAAAAAAGATTGTTAAAGGTAAATTAACAAGAAGGATTCATTCTCCTGTGGGTAGAATGCAATATCAATTGGTAAAAGTGGATGGTGAAGATGTTCATCCAATATTTAAAGATTCTGGAGCTATATTTTCATTATCTTCTGCTGATGGTTATGTAAAAGTTCCAAAATCTGTTGAACTTCTTGATGAAAGCGAAGAAGTTGAGGTATATTTATTTAGCAGAAATTAA
- the eif1A gene encoding translation initiation factor eIF-1A, translating to MEIKFILGGEYLSKPNHNNNQQEFRRVRTPKKGEIPGAVEQIMGHGKLKVRCADGNVRMTRIPGKMKKRIWIREGDIILVKPWDFQSDEKADVIWRYTKTESNWLERKGYLKM from the coding sequence ATGGAGATAAAATTTATATTAGGAGGAGAGTATTTGTCAAAACCAAATCATAATAACAATCAACAAGAATTTAGAAGAGTAAGAACACCTAAAAAAGGAGAAATCCCTGGGGCTGTAGAACAAATTATGGGGCATGGAAAATTAAAAGTAAGATGTGCTGATGGGAATGTCAGAATGACTAGAATACCTGGAAAAATGAAAAAACGTATTTGGATTCGTGAAGGAGACATCATTCTTGTAAAACCATGGGATTTCCAATCAGATGAAAAAGCAGATGTGATTTGGAGATATACCAAAACAGAATCTAACTGGCTTGAAAGAAAAGGTTATTTAAAAATGTAA
- a CDS encoding serine protein kinase RIO yields the protein MDSKIDKADAKVQKIRERKRRKSSEDRKVGSEIFDKITLETLYKLANQDYLDVLNGAVSTGKEANVLKGITKNNNYVAVKIYRIATSDFKKMDYYVHGDPRFNIKTKNKRQLIYAWVNKEFKNLKRLHNAGVNVPEPIVNSNNVLIIEFIGDTKGNPAPPVKNQPPKDSEEFFNKLLVQLKKFVHDGKLVHGDLSNYNILNQNEEPLIIDVSQSVVLDNPISHELLQRDIKTLVNEYKKLGVKTSYEEVYKYVDFKL from the coding sequence ATGGATTCAAAAATTGATAAAGCTGATGCAAAAGTCCAAAAAATAAGAGAACGTAAAAGACGAAAAAGCAGCGAAGATCGAAAAGTTGGAAGCGAAATTTTCGATAAAATAACCTTAGAAACTCTTTACAAACTAGCTAACCAGGATTATCTTGATGTTTTAAATGGTGCTGTTAGTACTGGAAAAGAAGCTAATGTTTTAAAGGGAATAACTAAAAATAATAACTATGTAGCTGTTAAGATTTATAGAATAGCTACTTCTGATTTTAAAAAAATGGATTATTATGTTCATGGAGACCCAAGATTTAATATTAAAACTAAAAATAAACGGCAATTAATCTATGCTTGGGTAAATAAAGAATTTAAAAATCTTAAAAGATTACATAATGCAGGAGTTAATGTTCCAGAACCTATTGTTAACTCAAATAATGTGTTAATAATTGAGTTTATTGGGGATACTAAAGGAAACCCTGCACCACCAGTTAAAAATCAACCTCCAAAAGATAGTGAAGAATTTTTCAACAAATTATTAGTGCAATTAAAAAAATTTGTACATGACGGAAAATTAGTTCATGGAGATTTATCTAATTATAATATTCTTAATCAAAATGAAGAACCTTTAATTATTGATGTTTCACAGTCTGTTGTTTTGGATAATCCAATATCTCATGAACTACTTCAAAGAGACATTAAAACATTAGTGAATGAATATAAAAAATTAGGTGTAAAAACAAGTTATGAAGAAGTATACAAATATGTAGACTTCAAACTATAA
- a CDS encoding DMT family transporter: protein MKKIYFLLPALAGIMFGSSGIFVRTLTENGIDPTTLLFLRFSIAALVMFVCVLLTDKSLFNVKKEYSPYFVVAAISIVGLNLCYNESMNSVHLSLAAVLLSTSPIFVIIGAYFTLGEKITLKKVGSMFLAIAGCVLASGLLESNLGSISLIGIAGGVGAAIFCAIYTITSTKVISKGCHTYSILFYSLIVIVCLLLPFTNFGQINHFINIDPVSNVLFLILHSFISFALPYICLTTALNYVESGVASILLSGCEPIAALIFGILCYFEIPSILMLCGLIITIIALIILCKPPKKEKVIV from the coding sequence ATGAAAAAAATTTATTTTTTATTGCCTGCATTAGCTGGAATAATGTTTGGGTCAAGTGGAATTTTTGTTAGGACATTAACTGAAAATGGGATTGATCCGACTACTTTATTGTTTTTAAGATTTTCAATAGCTGCATTAGTCATGTTTGTTTGTGTTTTATTGACTGATAAATCATTATTTAATGTTAAAAAAGAATATTCGCCCTATTTTGTCGTTGCTGCAATTAGTATTGTAGGATTAAATTTATGTTATAATGAATCTATGAATAGTGTTCATTTATCTCTTGCAGCAGTATTGTTAAGTACGTCTCCAATTTTTGTTATAATTGGTGCATATTTTACATTAGGTGAAAAAATTACTCTTAAGAAAGTAGGATCAATGTTTCTTGCAATTGCAGGATGTGTATTAGCTAGTGGATTATTGGAAAGTAATTTAGGTTCAATATCTTTGATTGGGATTGCTGGTGGTGTTGGAGCAGCAATATTTTGTGCAATTTATACTATAACTTCTACAAAAGTAATTAGTAAAGGTTGTCATACCTACAGTATTCTATTTTATTCTTTAATTGTAATTGTATGTTTATTATTACCATTTACAAATTTTGGACAAATAAATCATTTCATCAATATTGATCCGGTTTCAAATGTGTTGTTTTTAATATTACATTCTTTTATTTCATTTGCATTGCCCTATATTTGTTTAACAACTGCATTGAATTATGTGGAATCTGGTGTGGCATCAATTTTATTGTCTGGTTGTGAACCAATTGCAGCATTAATATTTGGTATCCTTTGTTATTTTGAAATTCCATCAATTTTAATGCTTTGTGGTTTGATAATTACAATTATTGCTTTAATAATTTTGTGTAAACCGCCTAAAAAAGAAAAAGTTATAGTTTGA